A region of Etheostoma cragini isolate CJK2018 chromosome 2, CSU_Ecrag_1.0, whole genome shotgun sequence DNA encodes the following proteins:
- the LOC117954026 gene encoding voltage-dependent T-type calcium channel subunit alpha-1I-like, translated as MTLVDGRCSPVQAVHCTAMTGTQDPDLREQHRGPTQEEGDEEEEGEKVHVSVEGENRDQDREEKEEEEGEEEEEEEEKEELPYPTLAPVVLLALTQTSPPRSWCLRAVCHPWFERVSILAILLNCVTLGMFQPCGHTPFLLQALDDGIFAFFAGEMVVKMVALGVIGQSGYLGDTWNRLDFFIVIVGMLEYSLDGHNVSLSAIRTVRVLRPLRAINRVPSMRILVTLLLDTLPMLGNVLALCFFVFFIFGIVGVQLWAGLLRNRCFMGEDVKMRYNVSFLSGYYRPGPNDDHPFICSMERENGMLRCSDVPRRRVGRTSCFLGAEEALSEMAVDDPVSCVNWYQYYNECRAGEVNPHKGAINFDNIGYAWIAIFQVITLEGWVDIMYYVMDAHSFYNFIYFIFLIIVGSFFMINLCLVVIATQFSETKQREHALMKSEQCARQLHQSASTLASDSQPGSCYEEIIRYLAHLGRKAWRRVFRCYAQARTHFHCVCVCQKDRGGGAARGSGVGEMNGLAHRHSGHVPNDLSHLHQLYHHHHHHHQCHQQPQQPQSEPAVINGGNGFNYPFISPLLSHMDVKDQDQKRLVATENVNRLPQLVVEHGGCTGHLALPLPGEVQGESSVCPYRIYYNQFSDSENVNEQLEDQHHGYSNSCHGNSPCHSNSPCHCSGDAQVSEPEKRLWEHYWAGLQTKLELIVGSRYFSRGIMIAILINTLSMGIESHEQPQELTDILEISNMVFTSLFGLEMLLKLLALGLFGYIKNPYNGFDSIIVIISVWEIVGEAEGGFSVLRTFRLLRVLKLVRFLPALRRQLVVLMKTMDNVATFCMLLMLFIFIFSILGMHLFGCKFGLQQDGGDTLPDRKNFDSLLWATVTVFQILTQEDWNAVLYNGMASTSPLAALYFVALMTFGNYVLFNLLVAILVEGFQAEGDANRSETDDERQSLSFEDEEKLRELYAAELKIQAMMLSPNGLLNPKASMPHLPPPLPVITHTAATPTMNCSQSRRASGVSMDIHSLEQRSPLPSQAPWDSGSESRRSSWTSLPRKSQSGEMESLLSDTHTSSIFSSREQSLDQPEYLQVPMLHSPDCNGTTFHLSDDAPLTTHCHSDQEEEEIEESLCKKLKKILEPYEPQWCLEHNEWSLYLFAPHNRFRLWCQKVIGHKLFDHVILLFIFLNCITIALERPDIQPNSMERVFLSVSNYIFTVIFVGEMMIKVVAMGLYFGKGVYLESSWNILDGVLVFVSMVDILVSIASTGGNRILGILRVLRLLRTLRPLRVISRAPGLKLVVETLITSLRPIGNIVLICCAFFIVFGILGVQLFKGKFYHCEGLDVSSITNKTQCLGAGYRWVRRKYNFDNLGQALMSLFVLSCKDGWVSIMYDGLDAVAVDQQPIRNNNPWMLLFFISFLLIVSFFVLNMFVGVVVENFHKCRQQQEEEEARLREEKRQKRLEKRRRRAQEKPYYADYSPLRRSIHTFCTSNYLDLFITIIIFTNLLTMSMEHYKQPQYFEEILKYCNYVFTVVFVIEAILKLIAFGLRRFFKERWNQLDLAIVLLSIMGITLEEIEMNASLPINPTIIRIMRVLRITRVLKLLKMATGMRALLDTVMQALPQVGNLGLLFMLLFFIYAALGVELFGKLECSEENPCEGLSRHATFDNFGMAFLTLFRVSTGDNWNGIMKDTLRECLPQERHCLTYLPLISPVYFVTFVLTAQFVLVNVVVAVLMKHLEDSNKEAQLEEMEERMEREEIREREEASRRLSTASVGGDLVSNVDTPAQVQVEDEDCSHGNLLSMGHMLSLPSDSYVQPLRCSPYPPICHEAYSSNNYSGSMSSLGSSGGGSLLQVPGALPAISHASLGTGRSSRPKIFLSPSQSIDCHSPNRLGLADGTEGYRFSPAHEINRHRLSSAHSIDGYRFSPAHRINRHRLSSTRSMDGYRLNPDHNKDRPKLTSSHSIDRHPSLRLSPTHVTSRHPPHWLSPEDSLDRNKLSPSYVPDSSVPKRPASFHTASRQLRRQEAVRCNSLDQSDSADNLAEPQLTVTAVSSTPPRQRSSSVHTLKYKYTQRVISCRNHSRSQSETTGQEHVPEQAICGSQPETDVENEPVSPKRLSSLKVPSGESVSSASLCSSRADPGPQFDDTDEEVSRINSSPHAHSHTQLPPNSSHKSRHLTPSPVEHRSRLSQSVSPVSDRNRKQRMSPPPGEEPVTMATQLMDSSIELRRRTLSFDATTPSSNQPEESSVDD; from the exons gtATGCGTATCCTGGTGACCCTTCTCCTAGACACACTTCCCATGCTGGGCAATGTGCTGGCACTGTGCTTCTTCGTCTTCTTCATTTTTGGCATCGTTGGTGTGCAGCTGTGGGCGGGGCTACTGAGGAACCGCTGTTTCATGGGAGAGGATGTCAAGAT GAGATATAACGTCTCCTTCCTGAGTGGCTACTATCGGCCAGGTCCCAACGATGACCACCCCTTCATCTGCTCAATGGAAAGGGAGAACGGGATGCTTCGATGCTCTGATGTGCCTCGCCGCCGTGTAGGCAGGACTTCCTGCTTCCTGGGTGCTGAGGAGGCCCTTTCAGAGATGGCAGTGGATGATCCAGTGTCATGTGTAAACTGGTACCAGTATTACAATGAGTGTCGAGCCGGGGAAGTAAACCCACACAAAGGAGCTATTAACTTTGATAACATTGGATATGCATGGATTGCCATTTTTCAG GTAATTACTCTAGAAGGTTGGGTAGACATCATGTACTACGTCATGGATGCACATTCTTTCTACAACTTCATCTACTTCATCTTCCTTATTATA GTGGGCTCCTTCTTCATGATCAACCTGTGcctggttgtcatagcaaccCAATTTTCTGAAACAAAGCAGAGAGAACACGCCTTAATGAAGTCAGAGCAGTGCGCCCGGCAGCTCCACCAATCAGCTTCCACGCTGGCCAGTGACAGCCAACCAGGAAGCTGCTACGAGGAGATCATTCGCTACCTGGCGCACCTGGGCCGCAAGGCGTGGCGACGAGTCTTCCGCTGCTATGCTcaggcacgcacacactttCACTGTGTTTGCGTGTGCCAGAAAGACAGAGGAGGTGGAGCTGCAAGAGGGAGCGGAGTTGGGGAAATGAACGGACTTGCCCACCGGCACTCAGGACACGTTCCAAATGACCTGTCGCACCTTCACCAGCTttatcatcaccatcatcatcatcatcagtgtcATCAGCAGCCTCAGCAGCCTCAGTCTGAGCCTGCTGTCATAAATGGagggaatggttttaattatcCCTTCATATCACCCCTTCTCAGTCACATGGATGTAAAGGACCAGGACCAGAAAAGGCTGGTTGCCACGGAAAACGTCAACCGACTGCCGCAGCTGGTGGTGGAGCATG GTGGGTGCACTGGGCACCTTGCGTTACCGTTGCCGGGTGAAGTCCAAGGAGAGTCCTCAGTATGCCCGTATCGGATCTACTACAACCAATTTAGTGACAGTGAAAATGTTAATGAGCAGCTTGAAGACCAGCATCATGGGTACAGCAACTCATGCCATGGCAACAGCCCATGTCACAGTAACAGCCCATGCCATTGTAGCGGTGATGCACAGGTGTCTGAGCCAGAGAAAAGGCTGTGGGAGCATTACTGGGCGGGACTTCAGACTAAACTGGAACTCATTGTTGGCAGCAGATACTTCAGCAGAGGAATCATGATTGCCATCCTGATTAATACACTGTCAATGGGCATAGAGTCCCATGAACAG CCACAGGAGCTGACAGATATTTTGGAGATCAGTAACATGGTGTTTACGAGTCTGTTCGGTCTCGAGATGCTGCTGAAGCTCCTGGCTCTCGGCCTCTTTGGCTACATCAAGAACCCCTACAACGGCTTCGACAGCATCATTGTCATCATCAG TGTGTGGGAGATTGTGGGTGAGGCAGAGGGAGGCTTCTCGGTGCTGAGAACCTTCCGACTGCTGAGAGTTTTGAAGCTGGTCCGCTTCCTTCCTGCTCTGAGGAGGCAGCTGGTGGTGCTGATGAAGACCATGGACAACGTGGCCACATTCTGCATGTTGCTGATGCTCTTTATATTCATATTCAG tatCTTGGGGATGCATCTGTTCGGCTGTAAATTTGGTTTGCAACAAGACGGAGGAGACACCTTACCTGACAGGAAAAACTTTGACTCTCTGCTCTGGGCGACTGTCACTGTGTTTCAG ATCCTCACCCAGGAGGACTGGAACGCAGTGCTCTATAACGGGATGGCCTCCACCTCGCCATTGGCTGCCCTCTATTTTGTCGCCCTTATGACCTTTGGCAACTACGTCCTCTTCAACCTGCTTGTGGCCATATTGGTTGAGGGCTTCCAAGCCGAA ggTGATGCCAACAGATCGGAGACAGATGACGAGAGACAATCACTGTCTTTTGAGGATGAGGAGAAGTTGAGAGAGCTGTATGCTGCAG agctgAAGATCCAGGCCATGATGCTGAGCCCCAACGGTCTCCTGAACCCAAAAGCCTCAATGCCccaccttcctcctcctctgccggTCATCACACATACTGCAGCCACGCCCACCATGAACTGCAGCCAATCACGGCGGGCGAGTGGTGTTTCCATGGACATCCACAGCCTTGAGCAGAGGTCACCG TTGCCTTCACAGGCTCCGTGGGACAGCGGGTCGGAGAGCCGCCGCTCCAGCTGGACCAGCCTCCCCAGGAAGAGCCAGTCGGGGGAGATGGAGTCCCTGCTgtccgacacacacacaagctccaTCTTCAGCAGCAGGGAGCAGTCTCTGGATCAGCCTGAGTACCTGCAGGTGCCCATGCTCCACTCGCCTGACTGCAACGGCACCACCTTTCACCTGTCTGACGATGCTCCGCTGACCACACACTGCCACAGCGatcaggaagaggaagagattgAGGAG AGTTTATGTAAGAAGCTGAAAAAGATTCTGGAGCCGTATGAGCCTCAGTGGTGCCTGGAGCATAATGAGTGGTCTCTCTATCTGTTCGCGCCACACAACCG gTTCAGGTTGTGGTGTCAGAAGGTCATAGGTCACAAGCTGTTTGATCATGTCATCCTCCTTTTCATCTTCCTTAATTGTATCACCATTGCACTGGAGAGACCTGACATACAGCCCAACAGCATG gaGCGGGTGTTCCTCAGTGTGTCCAATTACATCTTCACTGTGATCTTCGTGGGTGAAATGATGATCAAG GTGGTAGCTATGGGCCTGTACTTTGGAAAAGGAGTGTATCTAGAAAGCAGCTGGAACATTTTAGACGGAGTGCTGGTGTTTGTGTCAATGGTGGACATCCTGGTCTCCATCGCATCAACAGGTGGTAATCGAATCTTAGGCATCCTCCGTGTGCTTCGTCTGCTTCGCACACTGCGACCACTCAG ggtgATAAGTCGGGCTCCTGGTTTGAAACTGGTGGTGGAGACTCTGATCACATCTCTCAGACCCATTGGGAATATTGTCCTCATCTGCTGTgcttttttcattgtgtttggAATTCTGGGAGTCCAG CTGTTTAAAGGGAAGTTCTACCACTGTGAAGGGCTCGATGTGAGCAGCATCACCAATAAAACCCAGTGTCTGGGAGCAGGATACCGCTGGGTTCGACGGAAATACAACTTTGACAACCTGGGACAG GCCCTGATGTCACTGTTTGTGCTCTCATGTAAAGACGGCTGGGTCAGCATCATGTATGACGGCCTGGATGCTGTCGCAGTGGACCAGCAG ccaATAAGAAACAACAACCCTTGGATGCTGCTGTTTTTCATCTCGTTCCTCCTCATCGTCAGCTTCTTTGTGCTCAACATGTTTGTAGGCGTGGTTGTGGAAAACTTTCACAAGTGTCgccagcagcaggaggaggaggaggcgcgTCTGAGGGAGGAGAAACGACAGAAACGGttggagaagaggaggagaa GGGCCCAGGAGAAGCCATATTATGCGGATTACTCTCCATTGCGTCGATCTATCCACACCTTTTGCACCAGCAACTACCTGGATctcttcatcaccatcatcatcttcaCAAACCTCCTCACCATGAGCATGGAGCACTACAAACAGCCTCag TACTTTGAGGAAATACTGAAGTACTGCAATTACGTCTTCACGGTGGTTTTTGTCATTGAAGCCATTCTTAAACTGATCGCATTTGGCCTGCGCCGCTTTTTCAAAGAGAG atGGAACCAGTTGGACCTGGCCATTGTGTTGTTGTCCATCATGGGCATCACACTGGAGGAAATAGAGATGAATGCTTCCCTCCCCATCAACCCCACCATCATACGCATCATGCGAGTTCTAAGAATAACAAgag TGTTGAAGCTGTTGAAGATGGCGACAGGAATGAGAGCTCTGTTGGACACAGTGATGCAAGCTCTGCCTCAG GTGGGGAATCTGGGTCTGCTCTTCATGTTGCTGTTCTTCATCTATGCAGCTCTGGGAGTTGAGCTCTTTGGAAAACTGG AGTGTTCAGAAGAGAACCCATGTGAGGGTCTTAGTCGCCATGCTACCTTTGACAACTTTGGCATGGCTTTCCTCACACTCTTCAGGGTGTCAACCGGGGATAACTGGAATGGGATTATGAAG GACACATTGCGAGAGTGTCTCCCACAGGAACGCCACTGCCTCACCTACTTGCCCCTGATCTCTCCCGTTTATTTCGTCACCTTCGTCCTGACCGCTCAGTTTGTGCTGGTCAATGTGGTTGTAGCCGTTCTGATGAAGCACCTGGAGGACAGCAACAAGGAGGCACAgctggaggagatggaggagaggatggagagggaAGAAataagggagagggaggaggccAGCCGACGCCTCAGTACCGCGTCTGTGGGCGGAGACTTGGTGTCAAATGTGGACACACCTGCCCAG GTGCAGGTTGAGGATGAGGATTGTTCCCATGGCAACCTCCTGAGCATGGGACACATGCTGTCTCTACCCAGCGACAGCTACGTTCAGCCACTCAGATGTTCCCCTTATCCTCCTATTTGCCATGAGGCGTACTCCAGCAACAACTACTCAG GGTCTATGTCGTCTCTTGGCTCCAGTGGAGGCGGCTCCCTGCTGCAGGTTCCTGGAGCTCTGCCGGCAATTAGCCATGCTTCACTGGGGACGGGACGCAGCTCGAGGCCGAAGATCTTCCTCAGCCCCTCTCAGAGCATCGACTGTCACTCCCCAAACAGACTCGGTCTGGCTGACGGCACAGAGGGATACAGGTTTAGTCCGGCTCACgaaataaacagacacagactcAGCTCAGCTCACAGTATAGATGGATACAGATTCAGCCCGGCCCATCgaataaacagacacagactcAGCTCTACTCGCAGTATGGATGGATACAGGCTCAACCCAGACCACAACAAAGACAGACCTAAACTCACGTCCAGCCACAGTATAGACAGACATCCCTCACTCAGACTGAGTCCCACCCACGTTACCAGCAGACATCCCCCTCATTGGCTCAGTCCTGAAGACAGCTTAGACAGAAACAAGTTGAGCCCCTCATATGTTCCGGATAGTTCAGTCCCGAAGAGACCAGCATCTTTCCACACTGCAAGCAGACAGTTACGGAGACAG GAGGCTGTGCGCTGTAATTCTCTGGATCAGAGCGATTCAGCTGACAATCTGGCAGAGCCTCAACTCACTGTGACGGCCGTCTCTTCCACACCACCACGCCAGCGATCGTCCAGTGTACACAcattgaaatataaatacaccCAGAGGGTCATCTCATGCAGGAACCACAGCCGGAGCCAAAGTGAAACTACTGGACAAGAACATGTTCCTGAACAGGCCATCTGTGGCTCGCAGCCAGAAACAGATGTGGAGAACGAGCCTGTCAGCCCGAAGAGGCTGTCCAGTCTGAAGGTCCCCAGCGGTGAATCCGTCTCATCAGCATCGCTCTGTAGCTCCAGAGCCGACCCCGGCCCCCAGTTTGATGACACAGACGAGGAAGTCAGTCGTATTAACAGTTCTCctcatgcacactcacacacacagctccctcCCAACTCCTCACACAAAAGCAGACACCTTACCCCGAGTCCTGTGGAGCACCGGAGCCGCCTCAGCCAATCAGTGTCTCCGGTGTCAGACAGGAACAGAAAGCAGAGGATGAGCCCGCCGCCAGGAGAGGAGCCAGTTACTATGGCAACCCAGCTGATGGACAGCAGTATTGAGCTGAGAAGGCGGactctgtcatttgatgccacAACCCCCTCTTCTAATCAACCAGAGGAAAGTTCTGTGGACGACTAA
- the LOC117954241 gene encoding synaptogyrin-3-like isoform X1 codes for MDPARPYGAGKAGSVAFDPVAFFTHPRTILRLMSWVFSMVVFSCIVNEGYINIGSERLLCVFNNNADACNYGVTVGVACFLGSIFFLILDIYFPSISSVKDRRRAVLLDLVFSGLASFLWFVGFCFLANQWQDTSPDELPLAQGSDAARATIAFCFFSILTWTVLTLSALRRFLTGSNTNLFTWQHLDPPHGNARATPYPIANGATIVTTNPYQAPPFTETLDPQKLTQQRPMAPAF; via the exons ATGGATCCAGCGCGGCCGTACGGCGCCGGGAAGGCCGGGAGCGTCGCTTTCGATCCGGTCGCCTTCTTCACGCATCCCCGAACCATTCTCAGACTGATGTCGTGG GTTTTCTCCATGGTGGTGTTCAGCTGCATCGTGAACGAGGGCTACATCAACATCGGCAGCGAGCGTTTGCTCTGCGTCTTCAACAACAACGCGGATGCCTGTAACTATGGTGTTACCGTGGGCGTGGCCTGTTTCCTCGGCAGCATCTTTTTCCTGATCCTGGACATTTACTTCCCCTCCATCAGCAGTGTCAAGGACAGAAGACGTGCTGTCCTGCTGGACCTCGTCTTCTCTG GTCTCGCTAGCTTCTTGTGGTTCGTTGGCTTCTGTTTTCTGGCCAATCAGTGGCAGGACACCTCTCCAGACGAGCTGCCATTGGCCCAGGGCTCTGATGCCGCTAGAGCCACCATcgctttctgcttcttctccaTCCTGACCTGG ACTGTACTGACGCTGAGTGCACTGCGACGCTTCTTAACCGGCAGTAACACAAACTTGTTCACGTGGCAACACCTGGATCCTCCCCATGGCAATGCTCGTGCTACACCGTACCCCATCGCCAACGGAGCTACCATAGTAACAACCAACCCCTATCAAGCCCCGCCCTTCACTGAAACCCTCGACCCTCAGAAACTTACACAGCAGAGACCCATGGCTCCTGCCTTctag
- the LOC117954241 gene encoding synaptogyrin-1-like isoform X2: MDPARPYGAGKAGSVAFDPVAFFTHPRTILRLMSWVFSMVVFSCIVNEGYINIGSERLLCVFNNNADACNYGVTVGVACFLGSIFFLILDIYFPSISSVKDRRRAVLLDLVFSGLASFLWFVGFCFLANQWQDTSPDELPLAQGSDAARATIAFCFFSILTWGYQCLQAMNRFKSISFMEDKQRLLPKSPPTLSLV, encoded by the exons ATGGATCCAGCGCGGCCGTACGGCGCCGGGAAGGCCGGGAGCGTCGCTTTCGATCCGGTCGCCTTCTTCACGCATCCCCGAACCATTCTCAGACTGATGTCGTGG GTTTTCTCCATGGTGGTGTTCAGCTGCATCGTGAACGAGGGCTACATCAACATCGGCAGCGAGCGTTTGCTCTGCGTCTTCAACAACAACGCGGATGCCTGTAACTATGGTGTTACCGTGGGCGTGGCCTGTTTCCTCGGCAGCATCTTTTTCCTGATCCTGGACATTTACTTCCCCTCCATCAGCAGTGTCAAGGACAGAAGACGTGCTGTCCTGCTGGACCTCGTCTTCTCTG GTCTCGCTAGCTTCTTGTGGTTCGTTGGCTTCTGTTTTCTGGCCAATCAGTGGCAGGACACCTCTCCAGACGAGCTGCCATTGGCCCAGGGCTCTGATGCCGCTAGAGCCACCATcgctttctgcttcttctccaTCCTGACCTGG gGTTATCAGTGTCTGCAAGCAATGAACAGATTTAAGAGCATTTCCTTCATGGAGGACAAGCAGAGACTCCTGCCAAAGAGCCCTCCCACCCTCTCTCtagtctaa